The DNA region ACTTGCGGCGTTGACGGTTGTAATCGTCGAATGCTTCCTCGCTCAGCGACCTGAGTTGGCCGCGGCTCAGGGGCTCCGGTGGTATGCGGGCAGCGGTGTTCACGAAGCGCTGCCACCCCTCCTTGCGCGCCAAGGTCAGGTTGTCCAGGCGGGCGTTGTTCTCGTGGGGCGCGAGATCGTACTTCGCCATCACGCGTCCCTCAATGCGTCGGCGTAGAACTCGTCAGTCTCGATGAGGTCGTCCTCGGTGTCGTCGTCGCCCGTCTCGGGGTCCGGCTCATCAGCGATATGGTTTGCGTCCTCCGCGGGGGGAGGCTCGGCTGTGGCGAGCACGCGTGCGACTGAGGGCAGGGTGGTGACCGGGTCTTGGGGCTCGGCCTGGTCCAACATCGTTTCTTCGCGCGAAAGTCGCAACGCCATTCGGCGCTCCGCCGGTGTTGTGCCCAACCCGAGATTCCATCGCTCCAACAGGTCCGCGACCGCGATTCGGTCATCGGGATAGGTGTACTTCGATGCGGCGAGCTTGCGCGCGAACTGTAATGCGTCCTCGCTGAGCGGCATCTGCAACGACGGTGCGTGCTCCCACATCAACGTGTGCCACTCGCGGGTGTCCGGATCACGGAAATAGGCGCGGGTGACGTCATCCGGGTCGTAGTGGATTGGCCAGCGGCCCTTGACTTTCCCTGTGTACGGGCTGCTCATGTTGCGGTAGGGATCCAGACCTGTTCCGTTGTAGCGGCGGCCAAGGTCCACCCCGTAATGTTGGATCTTCCGAAACTCCACCTTCAAGAACTCATAGGCTAAATCGGGATCACGCGGCACCTCGATATAGCCGGCGCGCGCGACCCCATGCTCGAACATCTGCGCCGGGGACATCTGGAAGCCGGGAACGCGCGGATCGATCAGACTGTGGTGTGGGCGGTGGTGATACACCACCGCAACCCACTCGCGGATGATTGCCTCCAGCTCGTCGAGGTAGAAGAAGGCCTCCGATTCCGGGTCCAAGCCACGGGAGTGCACGTCCGGGCCTTTGTAGCCTGGCAAGATCTGCAACAGGCCCTCTCGGATGGTGCGGAAGAAACGCTCTACCGGACCCTTGTCCCGGCCGGTCCGCAACCGTGCGGGCTGGATCGAGATTCCCATCCGCTGGCACACGCTCGTCAGATGATCTGAGACATAGATTTTGCCGTGGTCAATCACAATGGTTTCCGGCACGATCGCCGGTCCCGCGGCACCCGGGCGTTCGACGGCGCCGACGTCGAGGAGCACTGATCTTGGCACACCGTGCTCGGGCCACACCGCGTGCGGTGGCCAGTCCTTGCCGGCCGGTCGTG from Mycolicibacter sp. MU0083 includes:
- a CDS encoding helix-turn-helix domain-containing protein, with translation MERYAAKAAEAGVTSRTVSQWVADYRKHGEVGLVPRPTKQVVGMRSKVDPRWAEIAVEVMVEHTDQSRPSQTAVIKRVNARVVARFGEDAVALPSRATAFRVLAELENRYPTFRLSTKRNRDIADRPSGVYGKLRPTRPGEYLLMDTTRLDVFALDPITLRWVQAELTVGMDWYTRCITGIRVTPVSTKSVDAAAVLYQAYRPRPAGKDWPPHAVWPEHGVPRSVLLDVGAVERPGAAGPAIVPETIVIDHGKIYVSDHLTSVCQRMGISIQPARLRTGRDKGPVERFFRTIREGLLQILPGYKGPDVHSRGLDPESEAFFYLDELEAIIREWVAVVYHHRPHHSLIDPRVPGFQMSPAQMFEHGVARAGYIEVPRDPDLAYEFLKVEFRKIQHYGVDLGRRYNGTGLDPYRNMSSPYTGKVKGRWPIHYDPDDVTRAYFRDPDTREWHTLMWEHAPSLQMPLSEDALQFARKLAASKYTYPDDRIAVADLLERWNLGLGTTPAERRMALRLSREETMLDQAEPQDPVTTLPSVARVLATAEPPPAEDANHIADEPDPETGDDDTEDDLIETDEFYADALRDA